One window of Populus nigra chromosome 5, ddPopNigr1.1, whole genome shotgun sequence genomic DNA carries:
- the LOC133693585 gene encoding uncharacterized protein LOC133693585 produces the protein MSLPYPRPPPPPREEQIEYQPPIRKQQQQQLLGPSPLYKQHSWSPDIYRDEAWLRRKGSYKKKKCKSVTDEDLDELKGCIELGFGFDSPEMDQRLSDTFPALELYYAVNKNYHDHSVSKPFTETSSSSMASDCDSLSPLGSPHNIFGPGDNPQTVKTRLKQWAQVVACSVRQSSSSS, from the exons ATGTCCCTCCCCTACCCCCGCCCGCCGCCACCACCTCGAGAAGAACAAATAGAATATCAACCACCCATACgaaaacagcagcagcaacaactaCTAGGGCCGTCTCCACTTTACAAACAACATTCATGGTCACCTGATATTTACAGGGACGAGGCGTGGCTAAGGAGGAAAGGAAgctataagaaaaagaaatgcaaaAGCGTTACTGATGAAGATCTCGATGAGCTTAAAGGTTGTATTGAGTTAGGTTTTGGGTTTGACTCTCCAGAAATGGATCAACGTTTGTCTGATACTTTTCCTGCTTTGGAACTTTATTATGCTGTCAACAAGAACTACCATGACCATTCCGTCTCCAAGCCTTTCACTGAGACGTCGTCTTCGTCCATGGCGTCTGATTGTGATTCACTCTCTCCCCTAGGTAGCCCTCACAACATTTTTGGTCCAG GTGACAATCCACAGACGGTGAAGACAAGGCTAAAGCAGTGGGCACAGGTGGTTGCTTGTTCGGTGCGGCAGAGTTCAAGTTCAAGCTGA
- the LOC133695477 gene encoding caltractin, whose product MASFYKGQNRKDKPRGRHHGLTQQKRQEIKEAFDLFDTDGSGTIDGKELNVAMRALGFEMNQEQINQMIADVDKDGSGAIDFDEFVHMMTAKIGERDTKEELSKAFRIIDHDKNGKISVGDIKQIAKELGESFTEREIQEMVEEADQDRDGEVGVDDFMRIMSRTTYGY is encoded by the exons ATG GCAAGTTTTTATAAAGGGCAAAATAGGAAGGATAAACCCAGAGGACGACATCATGGGTTGACTCAACAGAAGAGGCAGGAAATTAAAGAAGCATTTGATCTGTTTGATACTGATGGCTCAG GCACTATTGATGGCAAAGAGCTGAATGTTGCCATGAG GGCACTTGGCTTTGAGATGAACCAAGAG CAAATCAACCAAATGATTGCAGATGTTGACAAAGATGGCAGTGGTGcaattgattttgatgaatttgtGCATATGATGACAGCCAAGATTGGAGAAAGGGACACAAAGGAAGAGCTTTCAAAAGCATTCCGCATTATTGACCATGATAAAAAT GGAAAAATTTCTGTAGGTGACATCAAGCAAATAGCCAAGGAGCTTGGCGAAAGCTTCACTGAAAGAGAGATTCAAGAGATGGTTGAAGAAGCTGATCAAGATC GTGATGGAGAAGTGGGTGTCGACGATTTCATGAGGATAATGAGTAGGACGACATATGGGTACTAG